CCGGTAATATTCGACAAGCCGTTCCGAGTTTTCGATAGCGTCCTTTCCGCCTTTAACACCGACATACCCCATATCTCCCTCCTCAGGTATCGATCGCCACTGAACGCGGAATACCGATTAGTTCACATTGACGACCAAAAAGATATATATCGATTCCCAGCGGGAAATTGCTGCGATAAGCGTCCCATTCCGCCAATTCATCACCTCCGATACCATACACGAACACGTGCTTCCTTTTTTCAATGCCGGGACCGGACAGGATCAATTCCGTGTCGCCGTTATTCGAAACGGCGCCGAGGCGGTCGACGGCATAAAGAACGGTCGCGCTTCGATGCGGTGCGGTGAGGGTTCCTTTTTTTAAGGATGTAAACCGTCCGTTCAATGTCGATTCCAGGCAGAGAATAAAATCGGCATGGTGAAGTTCCTCGCAGCGACTGTTCGTATTGATCTCGAGATAATTACCTATTGCTTCATGAATCCGTGGGTCACGAGCCTCTACATGATGAGTTGTTTCCGGATCAAGTAGGGTCAACATGGCATGGAGTACACCATTATATTCTTCATACGGAAAACAGAGTGATACCGGATTAATCCGCATGACCGTTCCCGGAAACGCCATGGCTTTCATTAAAATCCTGAAAACCTTCTGACTGTCATGGATGAAATCGAACCGGTTTTCTTTCAATCGGGCAATGTCAGGTCCCATCCAATCCTCCTGCCGCTATGTGTATCGGAACTCCGGAAAGCCTTACCTCTTTCATATTCCTTATTGCAGTGATTCATTAACATATTATTTTTGTTTGATTAGCATATGAATAGCCATAAAACAGCCCGGGAATACCACGTCTTTTTTTATATGAACAATATCATTCACAGGCGGGTACTCAGGGTACCGGCGTCACAATGTGTGAGCATTATTGTTGAAATACTCCAACAAACACAGTTTGATACATTGGAAAAAAAGCCTGAATGTCACTTCATAAAAGCAAGTCCGCCTCACAAGGTGTTTTGTTACTTTGTTAGTATATGCAAGGACATTTGTTTTTTCATTATGCCAGTTTGATTTAAATGAATTGTCCGCACTGACAACCGTCGCAAACGAAACATTGGCCGTTATTGCATCCTCGGCCTTTTTTAATATGGTAAACAGCTTCCAGAGTGACAGCGATTGTTGTATCGATTCATGCGTTTCTTTTATTTTCGAATGATGTTCTTCAAGTATGTCTTGATATTCTTTTTTTGATATGGTACTCAGCATGAAATATTTCTTCAACCGTACTCCTTTTACCAGAAACAAATCTTCTATTGCATCGATGACGAGCCTGTTGGCCCTGAAATAGATAATCAAATCGATAATTTCATCAAGGGAAGGATCCTTCCCGAAGGAAAGAAGAAAAGAAATTCTTTCAACAATATCTTCGGGGAGAAGCGGATTTGTCTGAACGGCATAGGTTCTGAATCCCGTATCGTTTTTCTCGGGCAGGCTGATATGCTGAAATTTGAATAGTTCATTCTTTTTGATTTTACCGTAGTAGCCCTTTCTTTCTTTCGCCGTCCTCGCGAACTCGTTAAAATACTCATCTGCTATACCTGTACGGTCGATAATCTTATACAAACGTTCCGTCACACGGAAACCGTCCAGGGGAGACGTCGATTCCATACGCTTTGCCGTGATGACCGGATCACCGAAAACATCGTATTGTTTTCCTCCTTCGGGACCAACATTACCGAATGTCGCAGTACCGATATCAGCCCCGAGTCTGACGGCAATAATAAGATCTTCCTTTTCTTCCGACCTTATCGTATTAATGATATCGAATGCATGCATAATACTGGCGCTTGTTTTTATGCATTTTTCGATTGTCTTGACTACGGTTATTCTTTCCTGCTGAACGAATCTCGATTCACATATCGTTTTCCTTATCATGTCGTATATTTCCTTGATTGTGTTCGGCGGATGACCGAAAACGATGCCGGATGTCACAACCTTTGAAAGATTCTCTCTTTCCGAATCGTCCAAAAAGCCCAACGTGCAGACGATATTATCCGAAAGAATCGCAAATATACGTTCATCCAGTGAATTGAACATATTCTGAATTTTTTTGATTTCGACACAGGTATTAAAAAGCCGTTGTGAAATTGATTCCCGTTTTTGATCGTCGTCCAATCCGTTGACGAGTGGGTCGATCGTTCCCCCGTAATGAAAGATAAAGCTGTCGCCTTCCGTTTTGTTCAAATATCCGTTATATTTCGAAAGTACCGTATCAAAAGCCGAATACAAGCCGTTTAGCAGTGTAATATTCCGTTGCGGATTTTTCATGATCTTCGACAACCGGGTATATTTATTTATATCCAGAAAACCGATCCCGATAATATCCTCTTCCGCATCGGGAAGATGCCCCAATTCCATAATACGTGAGACCAGTTGCCGTCGTATATAAAAATCGATAATTTCTTTATTGAACAACTGCTCTTTCCGTTCGGAAATAAGTCCGGCGATTTCGCTTATCCTTTTTCCGATAATTTTCTTTACGGATGAATCGATCGGTTTATCGATAACGGCCTGGGCACCTGCCGAAAGGGCTTCTTTACGTATTGTTTCGTCGCTTGCATGTCCACTGATTATGATAACTACCGCTTTATTGATTCTTTTATATTTGGTGTCATGCTTGAAGCTTCTGCAGAGATCGATACCGTTTTCCTGTGATTC
This is a stretch of genomic DNA from Spirochaetales bacterium. It encodes these proteins:
- the phnH gene encoding phosphonate C-P lyase system protein PhnH; this encodes MGPDIARLKENRFDFIHDSQKVFRILMKAMAFPGTVMRINPVSLCFPYEEYNGVLHAMLTLLDPETTHHVEARDPRIHEAIGNYLEINTNSRCEELHHADFILCLESTLNGRFTSLKKGTLTAPHRSATVLYAVDRLGAVSNNGDTELILSGPGIEKRKHVFVYGIGGDELAEWDAYRSNFPLGIDIYLFGRQCELIGIPRSVAIDT
- a CDS encoding response regulator, giving the protein MSELSVKKRKQNSREHIKMVRVLVVDDQEFVREYLIDVLKELEEQLEIRLEIKTAYDSESIRYLINGRRPFVPDLVILDIELESQENGIDLCRSFKHDTKYKRINKAVVIIISGHASDETIRKEALSAGAQAVIDKPIDSSVKKIIGKRISEIAGLISERKEQLFNKEIIDFYIRRQLVSRIMELGHLPDAEEDIIGIGFLDINKYTRLSKIMKNPQRNITLLNGLYSAFDTVLSKYNGYLNKTEGDSFIFHYGGTIDPLVNGLDDDQKRESISQRLFNTCVEIKKIQNMFNSLDERIFAILSDNIVCTLGFLDDSERENLSKVVTSGIVFGHPPNTIKEIYDMIRKTICESRFVQQERITVVKTIEKCIKTSASIMHAFDIINTIRSEEKEDLIIAVRLGADIGTATFGNVGPEGGKQYDVFGDPVITAKRMESTSPLDGFRVTERLYKIIDRTGIADEYFNEFARTAKERKGYYGKIKKNELFKFQHISLPEKNDTGFRTYAVQTNPLLPEDIVERISFLLSFGKDPSLDEIIDLIIYFRANRLVIDAIEDLFLVKGVRLKKYFMLSTISKKEYQDILEEHHSKIKETHESIQQSLSLWKLFTILKKAEDAITANVSFATVVSADNSFKSNWHNEKTNVLAYTNKVTKHLVRRTCFYEVTFRLFFQCIKLCLLEYFNNNAHTL